In Cicer arietinum cultivar CDC Frontier isolate Library 1 chromosome 1, Cicar.CDCFrontier_v2.0, whole genome shotgun sequence, one DNA window encodes the following:
- the LOC101489019 gene encoding uncharacterized protein — MEIPEHRKWMVNRMGPDQRRVTDEYMAGVFEFAQFACAQEKFKKEGKLRCLCKICKCKKHQLVGDVMGHLCMKGLMDGYYYWTNHGEKRPPIPPVVSNNYYKCSGVREDFNDFEQMVMDVAGPSLAAQAPFYNGCENYSELSATIQALSIKSDFNISETCFNQWMDFMGKALPNDNRMPENFYRAKKSVEKLGLGCIKIHCCPNGCMIYYFPDDKNLRSCKICGEDRYKSVIRNGKAREVPLKKMWYFPLIPRLQRLYSSMQTASQMRWHRENIRDPGYLSHPSDGEAWKHFDERYPEFSMDPRNVRLGLCADGFAPFDKTGRTYSCWPIILTPYNLPPWMCMRREFLFSTIIIPGPSDPKGKIDVYMQPLIDDLKLLWNSGLMTYDVSL; from the exons ATGGAAATTCCCGAACATCGCAAGTGGATGGTTAATAGGATGGGTCCTGATCAAAGAAGAGTAACAGATGAGTATATGGCTGGTGTTTTCGAGTTCGCGCAATTTGCTTGTGcacaagaaaaatttaaaaaagaaggaAAGTTGAGATGCCTGTGTAAAATATGTAAGTGTAAGAAACATCAGTTAGTTGGCGATGTCATGGGACACCTTTGTATGAAGGGATTAATGGATGGTTACTATTATTGGACTAATCATGGTGAAAAAAGGCCTCCAATTCCGCCAGTGGTTTCAAACAACTATTACAAATGTAGTGGGGTTCGGGAAGACTTCAATGACTTTGAGCAAATGGTAATGGATGTAGCTGGACCGTCTCTTG CTGCGCAAGCTCCCTTTTATAATGGTTGTGAAAATTATTCTGAACTTTCTGCTACAATACAAGCTTTAAGTATCAAGTCAGACTTCAATATCTCTGAGACTTGCTTTAATCAATGGATGGATTTTATGGGAAAGGCGTTGCCAAATGACAATCGAATGCCTGAAAACTTCTATCGTGCAAAGAAATCAGTGGAAAAGCTTGGATTGGGTTGCATAAAGATTCATTGTTGCCCTAATGGATGTATGATATATTACTTTCCTGATGATAAAAATCTTCGTAGTTGTAAAATTTGTGGTGAAGATCGTTACAAAAGCGTCATTAGAAATGGTAAGGCTAGAGAAGTTCCTTTAAAAAAGATGTGGTATTTCCCTCTTATCCCAAGACTTCAAAGACTTTATTCGTCAATGCAAACTGCAAGCCAAATGAGGTGGCATCGTGAGAATATAAGAGATCCAGGCTATTTATCGCATCCATCTGATGGAGAGGCATGGAAGCATTTTGATGAAAGATATCCCGAATTTTCAATGGACCCTCGAAATGTGAGGCTAGGATTGTGTGCTGATGGATTTGCACCATTTGATAAAACAGGTAGGACATATTCATGTTGGCCAATAATTcttactccttacaatcttccacCTTGGATGTGCATGAGAAGAGAGTTCTTATTCTCAACCATTATAATTCCTGGCCCTTCCGATCCAAAAGGGAAGATTGATGTGTACATGCAGCCACTTATAGATGACCTTAAACTTTTATGGAATTCTGGTCTGATGACTTATGATGTCTCACTATAG